The genomic window TCGACATGGCCGTGTCGCGCCTGCGCCAACGCCTGCGGGATACGGAAAAACCAGCGCGGCTGATCCAGACCGTACGCGGCAGCGGCTACCTGCTGGCCGCCCAGGTTCGCCCGCACCTCGCCGGCCATGAGTGAGCGCCGCCGCTGGACCCTGGTGCCGCGCTCACTGCTCGGCCGGATGCTGCTGCTCACCCTGCTGGCGGTGCTGATCGCCCAGGGCCTGTCGAGCCTGTTCTGGATTTCCCACCTGCGCAGCAGCCAGCGCGACGGCCTGCTCACCAGCTCGCGCAGCCTGGCCTACTCCATGGCCGCCAGCGTCAGCTACTTCCGCTCGCTGCCCATCGGCTACCGCCCGCTGGTGCTCGACCAGTTGCGCAGCATGGGCGGCACGCGCTTCTTCGTCTCGCTCAACGAGCGCCCGCTGGACATGCGCGCGCTGCCGGACACCACCAACAAGCAGGCGGTGATCGACATCGTGCAGGATGTGCTGCGGCAGAAGCTGGGCAAGGACGTCGAGCTGCAGGTGGAGTTCGTCAGCCCCGACGACCTGCGGCTGTTCAACGGCGAGCTGAAGCTGGAGGAGCTGCCGCGCTCCTGGGCGCACTACGCGCTGACGCTGGAGCCGGTGAACCCGCCGGTGCTGGTCACGCAGATCCGCATCGGCGTCAGCGAGTGGCTGTACATCGCCAGCCTGATGCCGGCGCCCTACGTCACCCTGGAGCCCGAGGGCCTGCCGCCGCAGCAGATCCTGTCCATCGTCTTCACCAGCCTGCTGCTCTTGCTGTTCACCGGCCTGCTGGTGCACTGGCAGAGCCGCCCGCTCAAGCGCCTGGCCCGCGCCGCCCGCGACATCGCCCTGGGTGGCCAGGACCAGCCGCTGGAAGAGAGCGGGGCGAGCGAGCTGGTGGAGGTATCCCGCGCCTTCAACACCATGCGCGAGCGCATCGACCGCTACGTCAACGAACGCGCGCAGTTGTTCAGCGGCATCTCCCACGACCTGCGCACGCCCATCACCCGCCTGCGCCTGCGCGTGGAGCTGCTGGAGGACGAACAGGCGCGGGACAAGTTCAGCCACGACCTCGACGAGCTGGAGCTGCTGGTCAAGGGCGCGCTGCAATGCGTGAAGGACACCGATATCCACGAGAACGTCGAGGCGGTGGACCTCAACCAGTTGCTGCAGTACGTCGCCGGGCCCTACATCGCCGACGGCCGCGTCGAGGTGCTGGGCGCCGCCCGGGAGCCCTATCCGGGAAAGCCGCTGGCGCTCAAGCGCTGCATCGGCAACCTGCTGGACAACGCCCTGAAATACGGCGGCCGTGCCCAACTGAGCATCGAGGATGAGCCGGACGCGGTGGTCCTGCACGTCGATGACCAGGGGCCGGGGGTGCCGGAGCAGCGCCTGGAGAAAGTCTTCGAGCCGCGCTTCCGGTTGTCCGAGCGGGGCCAGGGCTACGGCCTGGGGTTGGGCATTGCGCGCAACATCGCGCATACCCACGGCGGCGAAGTCACCCTGCAGAACCGCCGTGAGGGCGGGTTGCGGGTGACGTTGAGGTTGCCGCGGTTGGAGGTGGAGTAGGGCGGATTACTCCTGCCGGCCGTTTGGGAGTGCTTGGATGTCGCGGCCCTCTCCCTAACCCTCTCCCTGAAGGGAGAGGGGACTGTCCGGCGCGCGTGGCAATCGCAGAGTTCGCTTGATGTCCTAGTGTGGGTAGACGCAGAAACCCACAGGCAACTCGGAAGGCTCCCTCTCCCTTCGGAGCGGGGCGCGCAGCCAGGGCTGGGGAGAGGGTGGTGGGCCGAGGCACTAGCCTCCAGCAGTACTGCCGCTGGAGCTCCACGGATGTCATCCCATCTCTCCCAATATTCAAAACAACTCCGCACTGACCAGACCGAAGCCGAACGCGCCCTCTGGCACCGCCTGCGCGCTCACCGCTTCCTCGGCCTCAAGTTCCGCCGGCAAAAGATCATCGGCCCCTACATCATCGATTTCATCTGTCACGAACGGATGTTGATCATCGAGCTGGATGGCGGGCAGCATCTGGGTTCCAATGCGGACCTGGAGCGTGACGGATGGCTCAAGCACAGGGGTTTCACAGTGCTGCGCTTCTGGAATCATGATGTGTTGGTGAGGATGGATTCGGTGCTGGAGGCGATACGCCTGGCGCTGGAGGCTGGCTCCGCGCCCTCTCCCCAACCCTCTCCCTGAAGGGAGAGGGGGCTGTCCTCTGCCGTGCCGGGAGCGCTGTGCTCCTGATACTGCCGCAGCTTTCAGACAGTGAGGAGGAGACAGGCTGAAACTGGAGTTTCGCTTCACGCCGAACGACTCCCTCTCCCTTCGGAGCGGGGCGCGCAGCCAGGGCCGGGGAGAGGGTGGTGGGCCAAGACTCGGTACTTCAGGAGCCTTCCAATGCCGCCCCAATATGCCCCGATGCCAAATCCACCAAAGGACCGCCAATGTCACCACCTCGTGACAATCAAAGATCGCTTCGTTACCCGGAGACCAGAATGCCTTGGATAGACTCGGAACATCGCAAGCGAAGACTTGCCTCCAATAACAAGAACAAGGTGCTCCCCATGAATGCGATCCGTCGCCTGTCGGCCGCCATCTGTCTTTCTTCCCTCTGTCTTTCCCCCCTGCTGGCCCACGCCGGCGAAGTCGAAGTGCTGCACTGGTGGACCTCCCCCGGTGAAAAGCGCGCCGCCGAAAC from Pseudomonas sp. GCEP-101 includes these protein-coding regions:
- a CDS encoding ATP-binding protein, with the translated sequence MPRSLLGRMLLLTLLAVLIAQGLSSLFWISHLRSSQRDGLLTSSRSLAYSMAASVSYFRSLPIGYRPLVLDQLRSMGGTRFFVSLNERPLDMRALPDTTNKQAVIDIVQDVLRQKLGKDVELQVEFVSPDDLRLFNGELKLEELPRSWAHYALTLEPVNPPVLVTQIRIGVSEWLYIASLMPAPYVTLEPEGLPPQQILSIVFTSLLLLLFTGLLVHWQSRPLKRLARAARDIALGGQDQPLEESGASELVEVSRAFNTMRERIDRYVNERAQLFSGISHDLRTPITRLRLRVELLEDEQARDKFSHDLDELELLVKGALQCVKDTDIHENVEAVDLNQLLQYVAGPYIADGRVEVLGAAREPYPGKPLALKRCIGNLLDNALKYGGRAQLSIEDEPDAVVLHVDDQGPGVPEQRLEKVFEPRFRLSERGQGYGLGLGIARNIAHTHGGEVTLQNRREGGLRVTLRLPRLEVE
- a CDS encoding endonuclease domain-containing protein; its protein translation is MSSHLSQYSKQLRTDQTEAERALWHRLRAHRFLGLKFRRQKIIGPYIIDFICHERMLIIELDGGQHLGSNADLERDGWLKHRGFTVLRFWNHDVLVRMDSVLEAIRLALEAGSAPSPQPSP